DNA sequence from the Dunckerocampus dactyliophorus isolate RoL2022-P2 chromosome 4, RoL_Ddac_1.1, whole genome shotgun sequence genome:
aTCGTTGCTCCACAAAGATGTTCTAAGCTGGAAGAGAACACTGAAAATGAGGTGCACCACGGCGACCAAGACCATACAGCACTTTAACAGGCCTCCCGTGTCGGCTGTCGTGAGGGGACCGGAAACACCCGACCAATCAGCTCTTCCCCCCTTGCAGGGAGTCATCACGCGCAAATAACAAGTTTCGAATACAGTAAAACAACATACTTCGCATTTCTTGCTGTAATTCTCGTGCCGGAACTCACGGTCATTTCATTCTTTCCACACCGGCAacgttcagaaaaaaagtgcacttttccttgaagttGTGTCGATGTGTCACGGCTGCGCTGCTCATCCTTTACGATCCAGTAGGTGTGGCTACAGTTTAGCTAATGCCTCTTCTCGCCGTCGCTAAAAGATAGCAACATGCACACCAGCCACAAAAGTTACCATCATTCCATCCGGGAGCGGCCTGCGTATGTCAGGTGAGCCGGTGGCACGTCGTACACGTCAGCAGAGAGAAGGAAGCTCATTAGCGCAGCTGTGCGCCGTGGCTGTTATAAGCGCGTTCAAGGGAGCGCTGACCGTGGGActtttgcgcttcaaatttaaATGGCGAAATAAACCACCCCTTTACACAGAAATAAATCAATACTGACGCTTATCCTCCtttaaatgttgacattttaagGGCTGGACGGAAGCGCGCAAATGATTTTGGGATGTGAATGGGCCACAAAAATGAACTTCCATTCAAGGCAGGAGGAGGACACTGTACCAATTTGGGCATTTCTGGCGCGGCGGGATGACGTCACGAATCCCACAAATGCGGACTGTGTTCTGTTATTTGAATACTGTTATTGTATACTTGTTTGTTGTTAATAaagattattaataatttaaaaaaaagaacgcaGACACAGCAGTGGATGTCAGAGGCACCGAATTCCCTGAACTCGGCACCAGACGACTTGGTGACGTCGGTTACAAAGACGCTGTCCAATCGGAGGAAAGGACGCTCAAAGAAGGCGAGGCCGTTGAGCTGAGCACAGCCAATGAAACGAGTCGCGAACCCGCAACACGGATGTGTAGTTTGTCACCGGCAAATGCCTTTTCGTAACCTAAAGAACAAATTGGATTTTATTTCCGGACTGAATCTATTATGGCTGTAGATGCACTTTAGAAAAAGACTGTTACGTTTTGGTGGTTTGTAGGTGACGTTGTGTTCCAGATATTTAACAAGGGTTAAAAGCCTTGTCATCTCACTCTTTCAACACAACTATTGCTGTCTTTATCAGTGGGTTTTATTCTGATGAGGTTACTTCCTCTTTATTAAAGTGTCCATTGATGTCACTTCCTCTTTAATAAAGtgttcatacacacacacacacccagctcataaaatgtgttttagggTGATGACATAATTATAGCAGCAGCTCAGTTTGTCTTTTATGTCCTGTCGTATCCAtgccacacgcacgcacacacaccgtgAAAACTGACAGGGCATCATCAGAAATAAAGATCACATGACCAGCTCGGTTTCACAGCAActgttaaaacacacacacacataaagtgGATGTTTCTGCttcatctcacacacacgcagacacagaCGGTCAGTGAGTGTCATCCAGTGTGCATCCATTAGTAGCTGGAAACAAAGGTTGGTGTTTACACAGGATTTACTCATCTTATGTTAGCTGATTGATCAAATATTCATTTGTTCATAGCCGTCCATAAAAGATGCCAAATCCTTGTTTCCACCCCCACTAGATGAGTCTGGCGCTGATCCACGACAGACAACACATCAAGAGCTTCTGGGAGAACAGGATCCACGTCCACGACCAGCACGCTGCCAGCGAAGAGTGCAGGATGAGCACCAGCGCCCTCCAGAAGTCAGCACCGCCTCgctggcatacacacacacgcgcgggACTGGCGTCACCTCGTGTAGAGACGCAGACGGGTGGaccagcaggcttcatcagttcatgctgcaggactagataggacagctgtagtctgaggAGGTGGTGTGGTATTTCTCCTGGGAAGGTTGACAAGCGTCAGCACCCCGATGGTGTGGGACTGAAACCAGGTGTCTTTTAGGAAGGCATGAAggggcagtgtgtgtgtgagggagggGTGGTGTCGTACCCGCCACCCCCTTTCAAACATGTCTTTTCGGTCCAGAACATGCATTGCCTTTGTCCTTATTTCATGTGATGACAAGTGCTTGctgcccccccccacacacacaccctgccaCCGCCCTTCTGCCCTGCGCTATAACCTCATGCCACCCCCCCGTCTAGTCTCAATTATGATTTTAGctcataatttacattttttccctcataatttagattttttttaacttgtcatttaaatttttaatctcataattgtctttttaatcttttaattccttttttaaatttcaatttagattttttatgtcataatttcaaCCTTCCTCATTTCATGTGATGACAAGTGCTAGGCAACCACGCTGCCGCCGCCCTTCTGTCCCGTGCTAACCTCACACCACCCCCCCAAATCCATCACAGATAATCCCCCTGCTATCTGTTActaatcccccccaccccatcatgccATGTCACTCTCCAGGAGCAGTAACCCCCCCCCAATTGTGTGTGCCAGGTGATGAGTGAGATGACATTTAGCCAACGGGGGCATGTTTCTGATAAAAAGACCAGCGGTGCACGGCTCGCTAGCTGAGGGTGTAGAAGGACGTGTTTGTCGTTTGCGTCACTCCGGTTTAGCGACAAAGACGGGACAAAGTGAATAATCCCCAACATGCCGGAAGGGAAGCCGGGGGGTGAACAGCTGCCGGGGAGGTGGGGGTCTCGGCCGCCGCTCACTCACCGTGCTCGCAGATGCTTGTAGCCGGCGCGTCCCACCACGCACGGAGGCATCCTGAGCGTGTGGCGGCGTCGTTTGTCTTCCAGCCTGTCGCCATAGCAAACATGCTGCGTGTTGTTGACCCGTGTCTTCCTGTTCGCCAGGCTGCGGGGGGAGTGGCTTACCCGTCTGGAGAAGAGGAACAGGAACCTGAAGAGCCTGAAGGATGGCTACGTGCACACGATGAAGCTTTAACCGAACAAATGtccttgcaaaaataaaaaaataagacaataaaaGCGTCCTTTCACATTAAGAGTCAGTAAAGACTGTGCAGGGGTAAGATGGACGTCTTCCTGCTCTTGTCCAACAGCGCGTCCCTCACGGTGGGACGCTGGACTTTGTGCCAGAGGTAGCGGGGGTTGTCCACGGGAGGCGGGCGCAGGGCGGACGGCGGCTCCAGTCTGAGGCCGTCCTCGTCGCGCCGGGCGCCGTCGGGCTCCAGCGCCACCAGTGTGTTGAAGCACACGCCATCCGTCTTGCCGTGCTGGCGCCCGTTGTGCTGCAGGCTGAAGACGCCCAGCGTGTTGACGTTGTGCTCGTAGTAGGACAACGGCATGGCGTCCTGCGCCACCATGTTGGATGCCCAGCTGACGGCGTGCGTCTTGACCGCCGCCGCCACGGGGAGGTGGGGCCTCGGGGCTGCGGGGACACGAGAGGAGGGAGGGGGCGGTGAGGACGCGCAGGTGCAGGCGGGGACGCAGGGGTGTGTAGGCGCTCGGATACCTTTGACCAGCAGGATCCAGACCTGCTCCTCCGGGGTGATGAAGACCAGGACCAGTCGCTGGACCACGTGGCGGCAGCTCAGGTCCGTCGGCAAGGTGGCGGGATGCCAGGGGTCCTGGTGGTACCTGATTGCACCACAGGTTCAGAAACACGCTAAAGTCACGCGACACGTGACTCGATGTCATACTTGAGCCCAAACTCGATGAGTCTCAGAATGTCCTGCCCCCTGAGGGCGAGGGGCGTGCGTCTGTCCCACCAGGCGGCCTGAAGAGACTCCTGATCGGCCGCTGATGGACTCTTGATGGTCCCGCCTGCAAGTACAGCTCCGAGAGTAAAgaagactataggggtgttatgtcaagttgtcaagagggctctaatcatgttaaaaagcgtatttcgaaggttgtaaacaggtttcctgtcagaaatgtcttattttctcttattaggtATACTATATAGTACACACTATGTAGTATAATAGCAGGTCCAACTCAGTCACACCCCGAAGACCCGCCCACATCCACTGACCTGTGACCTTGGCCAGGAAGATGAAGCGGATCCACTGTGGTCCCTGTTCCTGGATTAGCAGCAAGGTGATTGGCTCACACTCAAACCCCGCCTCCTCCTTCACCTGCACACAACCAGGTGACCAATGCCACGCCCTGTGGATGGAAGGGGCGGGGCTCACAGAGACTCACCTCCCTCAGCAGCGCCTCCTGTAGGCTCTCGCCCACCTCCACCCTGCCTGCTGGGAGGTACCACTTCTTGTAGCAGTCCTGCTTGGCCTCCTGAACCATCAGCACCTCCTCCTGCATGATACGAAATGAATAATCATTCTAATAGACGACTTAGCTCCTCCCCCCGGCGGCGTCGGGGACCTTGTGGTTGAAGATGACGGCGCAGACGATGTAGGAGACGTTGTTCCTCAGCGAGGCCGGTTTGCTCTGCTCCAGCCCCACGTCGCACGCCGTGACCTCCGACCCCTGGCCGCTCAGCAGCCGCtgcatctcctcctccacccgTTCAAGCTCCGCCTCCATTACGTAGCGTGAACGGCTCACGCCCGTCGCCCTCTCGCGCTGAGAGTAGCACTAAATAAAAGCGCACCTTTTCCGACACAGAGGGACCAGAAATTCTATTTAATACTCACCAGACACGTTCTACAGCTGATCAAAGATTTTGTAGTGGACCAACTTCACCCTCCACAAGTCAATATTAAGATAAAAGAGGTCAGAGGGCCAATAAAGCAGCGTTTAACTTCGGCAAATATCCTCAGAAGACCGCCATTTTATCTTcagatatttcatttattatacattatagTTATTAAACATAGTTCTACTCGATATGAAAAGTTTCTAATGTCGTTTaaacaagaagaaaacaaacctgtgctgctgttttgacaTTTGAGCAGGTCATGCTAACCGGAAGCACTCTCCTTCACTTTGGAGTTTGTCAGAATAAAAGCCTTCGGTCACAAGTTATTTGCGACGTCAATTTGAGTTAAATCAAACAGAAACGGAACAAATGCGACGTAAGGGTTATTATATAATTTCATGTTTTACTCGGTATTTGTTCCTTGCAAACGAAACCACCGGAAGCTAGCGCTGACAGTCGTGCCGCTGTCACGCCCACAGAGGTCAACGTTGGCTAACAAACGCTAAGCTTGGCTAACCGACGTAACGACGTCAAGGTTGTTTTTACGTGTTTGAAACCGCCCAACGGAAACACACTGACTGAGAATCAAACTGGTGAGTGTGTGTTCTGCTCTGCGAGGTTTTTGTTGGTCTTTTTTAGTGTTAGCTGCACAATAAGCAACATTCAGATAGGAAGCATTCAGCATTCGTTGCAAAACATGCTGATACGTTAGCACACGCGCTGACTACCGTCGTCGTATTGGTATTTGtactttaaaacattttatggaCGCATCTTTACTGCGTCATCGAGTTTACTTTGATGGAATGTGTGTATGTCGTGCTTCAATTGGTTGCTCATTCTTGGTGTGAAGTACTAGTACTGTACTGCAGTATTACCACTGCAGCACTCGTGTTATTTGTTTGGGCATCAACCCATGAGAACATTTAGGGTGTAAATTATCAAGTAAATGGTGACCACCTGACATCGACGTTAATCATCAGAAGTTGTGTGTTTGGTTCCTCCAGATGTCCACGCGGAGGACGTGGTGCGTTCAGAGTCTTGCACTGACGTCATTGCGAGCCGCTTCCATCAGACCATGCACGTTTAGCTGCAGCCAACTTCCTTGAGAAGGGCGATGGCGCGACACAGCAAGCTGCAGAAGCAGGTCCTGGCGCTGTACCGACAGTTCCTGCAAGCCGGCCGTGACAAGCCGGGCTTCCTCCCCCGAATCCGCGACGAGTTCAGGGAGAACGCCAGCATCAAGAAGACAGACGTGATGCACATCGAGTATTTGTACCGGCGCGGTCAGCGGCAGCTTGAGCAGCTCCGagatgtcaacacaaaacagctGGGCTCCTTCTCCAAAAGCCAAGAGCACAGATGACCGCCCACATCCTGTCACGTGACCCAGGACAATCCACTCAAAAGACTTGACCACCAGCTCCTGTTGGCCCTACTGCttcactttattcaaataaaactaatttCTACtcaaatacataaatatgaCAGTAAATGTCTTTATTAAATACATAAGTATGACATTTGTTGGTAGTTCTGCCCCCACGCACACCAAACAATATAATATACGAACTTCAATCTAAAATTCTTGCAAGAATAACGGTGGTAGCGTCACGCTGTGGTCGCTGGGCGGCAGCAGCGGCCACAGCAGCGTAACGTTACAATGGCCCACGAAGAAGGCGAGACGTAAACAAGGAACATTTCACCCGAACAATCTGCGCACTTTATTTCACTAAAAGTCCCGTTTGGGACTCGACTCAAGTTATTTTTCACATCTTTGTGCGTCTTTgctgatccaagatggcggcatgCGGAGGACAGATGAGCAACATGGAGTTATTCCAGCAGGTGAGGCGGAAGTCAAATACAGCGCAGATGTTGACGTTGTACTTTCCATAAACGCTCAGTTATTGTTCATCAAATCATTTAACTCAAGTAAATTCGCTCCTCCCTCCTGCAAAGGCGTTGACTTAATAATAAGAAAAGTAGTCTTTATGCAAACAAGTCTCACGAgactaactgttagcatgctcacGCTAACTTAGCTTGCATGAAAATGTTGGTAAAAGACGATGAATGTGTTCAGAAGAAAGTAAGAACTCTTCCGtcttgttccatgttttctaCAGGTGGCGCTGCTCAGTTGGTTGAGCTCCCAGAGCGAGGAGGACCGCGGCCTGCTGGCGGCGCTAACGCGCGTCCGCGTCGCCAAGGACCTTCTGGGTCGCCTCACGGGCCAGGACCTAGTGGATGCGTACAAGGTGGGCGCCGGCTTCGCCTCCTGACCATGCCTAGTGACATCACGTCATATCAGGGACCGTTCGAGCACGAATGAGCATAGCGTTATAAGTTATTAACGCCCTTCTTACTTTCACTGCTAACTCAAGTAACTACTTTTcgactactgtgtgtgtgtgtgtgcagagggAGTGCATCTCGAGCGTGGTGGAGTTCGTGCGTGAGAACCCGCGAGCTTCTCAGGCCGACATCAATGCTTACGTGGAGAAAAGCGTTCTGCTGTTCGCCGCCCGGGTCAAAGCTGCTGAGGCGGCACCATTATTCTGATTTTTATTATCCTGCAAGTAGCCAAGTAATCTGATTACTATGGAAGCCCCTTTCTGCCActgaaacaatgaaaatatccCACTGGTAAATCATCATCATGAGATGATACAGTTGAGGTCAGAAGTTTACAAACAGTTGACCCAAAAATATTCAAGTCTAATTTTACCTTCTAATTTCAAAGAATTGAATCCAACTGCTCATGGTAATAATTGGGCACAGTGGCACCTTCATTTTATCAATGATCTTTCACAcatgaaaatcaaaggataaaTTTGTTAGCCCATTTaatggaaaatgtcaaaatcatGATGGATCAAAGGTTTACATACACTGAATAACTTGGTTCAATTCCAGTAGTAGATGGTAAGATAATGTTATGTAATCATTGGTAATGGTCCACTGCCACCAAGTGACAACCTCATTGATGACTTATTACATAATGATATTTACATAACCATGCCATAGCCCTCCTGAATGTAGAAAAGGCCACTCCCCAGTGCTAGGTGGCCACTATGACAATTCTGCAGCATGGGGAAGTCGAAGGAACTTAGCCAAGACCTCAGAAGGCGTATAGTGGAGTTGCACAAGGAAGGATTGTCACTTGGAGCAATTTCCAGGCAATTAGATGTGCCACGACCCACCACTCAAACCGTTGTTGCAAAGTACAAGAAGCTTGGGACAACAGCTACCCTGCCAAGGAGTGGAAGGAAGAAGAAATTGACGCCAAGAGAGGAGCGAAACATTGTCAGAAAGGTGCAGAAGAgtcccacaaccaccaagagggAGCTCTGTCATGATTTGAAGGCAGCTGGCAAAGATGTGTCTGTTAAACGAGTTCTGCACAAGAATGGTCTCCATGGGTTCCAAGCCAGAAAAAGCCGTTACTCACAGAAAGGCATCGCAAAGCCCGTCTGAAGTTTGCAAGAGAACATGTGAACAAGGAGACTACATTCTGGAAGTGAGTTCTTTGGTCCGACGAGACCAAAATGGAACTGTTTGGCCACAACACAAACAGGTGAAGCCTTCAATCCGAAGAACACGATACCGACTGAAACATGGTGGCAGCAACACCATGTTGTGGGGCTGCTTTGCTTCGTCTGGCACTGGTACACTCCAGAAGATAGAAGGCATCACGAAAAGGAGCATTACATTGAGATTCTACAGAACG
Encoded proteins:
- the nudt18 gene encoding 8-oxo-dGDP phosphatase NUDT18 isoform X1 — encoded protein: MEAELERVEEEMQRLLSGQGSEVTACDVGLEQSKPASLRNNVSYIVCAVIFNHKEEVLMVQEAKQDCYKKWYLPAGRVEVGESLQEALLREVKEEAGFECEPITLLLIQEQGPQWIRFIFLAKVTGGTIKSPSAADQESLQAAWWDRRTPLALRGQDILRLIEFGLKYHQDPWHPATLPTDLSCRHVVQRLVLVFITPEEQVWILLVKAPRPHLPVAAAVKTHAVSWASNMVAQDAMPLSYYEHNVNTLGVFSLQHNGRQHGKTDGVCFNTLVALEPDGARRDEDGLRLEPPSALRPPPVDNPRYLWHKVQRPTVRDALLDKSRKTSILPLHSLY
- the sdhaf1 gene encoding succinate dehydrogenase assembly factor 1, mitochondrial; its protein translation is MARHSKLQKQVLALYRQFLQAGRDKPGFLPRIRDEFRENASIKKTDVMHIEYLYRRGQRQLEQLRDVNTKQLGSFSKSQEHR
- the nudt18 gene encoding 8-oxo-dGDP phosphatase NUDT18 isoform X2, producing MVQEAKQDCYKKWYLPAGRVEVGESLQEALLREVKEEAGFECEPITLLLIQEQGPQWIRFIFLAKVTGGTIKSPSAADQESLQAAWWDRRTPLALRGQDILRLIEFGLKYHQDPWHPATLPTDLSCRHVVQRLVLVFITPEEQVWILLVKAPRPHLPVAAAVKTHAVSWASNMVAQDAMPLSYYEHNVNTLGVFSLQHNGRQHGKTDGVCFNTLVALEPDGARRDEDGLRLEPPSALRPPPVDNPRYLWHKVQRPTVRDALLDKSRKTSILPLHSLY